A window of the Aeromicrobium phoceense genome harbors these coding sequences:
- the sufD gene encoding Fe-S cluster assembly protein SufD — protein sequence MTTATVEGTDNGMAAALELDHVQSHLHPEPSYDVEAHPKPTGLEEIWRFTPLKRLRGLLDGTPSDASLEWKDELPTGATLTTITTDEAKAIGGIAPLDRLAALAVQNAGGATLLSIDGELDAPARIRLSGTSVEQTVWGHVVVKVAPFSKATIAFDHVGSATYATNVTYVVGDGAQLDVVNLVDWEDDAVHAVQNGISVGRDAAVRFFEFTLGGDLVRSSTNVDYRGPGGSVDLLGIYFADAGQHLEHRQFVDHTAPRTRSNVEYKGALQGQDAHTVWIGNVLIRKVAEGIDTFEQNDNLVLTDGARADSVPNLEIETGDIAGAGHASTTGRFDDEHLFYLQSRGIDPTEAKRLVVHGFFNDIIRRIGVEDLQERLLSAIEDELAAVVGNPAAVTE from the coding sequence ATGACGACCGCAACTGTCGAGGGAACCGACAACGGCATGGCGGCCGCGCTGGAGCTGGACCACGTCCAGAGCCACCTGCACCCCGAGCCGTCGTACGACGTCGAGGCCCACCCCAAGCCCACCGGCCTGGAGGAGATCTGGCGCTTCACGCCGCTCAAGCGGCTGCGTGGACTGCTCGACGGCACGCCGTCGGACGCCAGCCTGGAGTGGAAGGACGAGCTCCCCACCGGCGCCACGCTGACCACGATCACCACCGACGAGGCCAAGGCGATCGGCGGCATCGCGCCGCTCGACCGCCTCGCGGCCCTCGCCGTGCAGAACGCCGGCGGCGCCACGCTGCTGTCGATCGACGGCGAGCTCGACGCCCCGGCGCGCATCCGCCTGAGCGGCACCTCGGTCGAGCAGACCGTGTGGGGCCACGTCGTCGTGAAGGTCGCGCCGTTCTCCAAGGCCACGATCGCGTTCGACCACGTCGGCTCGGCCACCTACGCCACGAACGTCACGTACGTCGTCGGTGACGGTGCCCAGCTCGACGTCGTGAACCTGGTCGACTGGGAGGACGACGCCGTCCACGCCGTGCAGAACGGCATCAGCGTCGGCCGCGACGCGGCGGTCCGCTTCTTCGAGTTCACCCTCGGTGGCGACCTCGTCCGCTCGTCGACCAACGTCGACTACCGCGGCCCCGGCGGCAGCGTCGACCTGCTCGGCATCTACTTCGCCGACGCGGGCCAGCACCTCGAGCACCGCCAGTTCGTCGACCACACGGCGCCCCGCACCCGCAGCAACGTCGAGTACAAGGGCGCGCTGCAGGGCCAGGACGCGCACACCGTGTGGATCGGCAACGTCCTGATCCGCAAGGTCGCCGAGGGCATCGACACGTTCGAGCAGAACGACAACCTCGTCCTCACCGACGGCGCGCGCGCCGACTCGGTGCCGAACCTCGAGATCGAGACCGGCGACATCGCCGGCGCAGGCCACGCGTCCACGACCGGTCGATTCGACGACGAGCACCTGTTCTACCTGCAGAGCCGCGGCATCGACCCCACGGAGGCCAAGCGCCTCGTCGTGCACGGCTTCTTCAACGACATCATCCGCCGGATCGGCGTCGAGGACCTGCAGGAGCGCCTCCTGTCGGCGATCGAGGACGAGCTGGCCGCGGTGGTCGGCAACCCCGCGGCGGTGACCGAATGA
- a CDS encoding Rieske (2Fe-2S) protein gives MTFKEVAKLADVPEGAALGIEFEGHDLALVRDGDTVYAIQDWCSHAEIPLSDGDVEGCEIECFLHGSRFDLRTGKALGLPATEPVPVYQTKIEGETVWVDLPNQGETA, from the coding sequence ATGACCTTCAAGGAGGTCGCGAAGCTCGCCGACGTCCCCGAGGGCGCGGCGCTTGGCATCGAGTTCGAGGGGCACGACCTGGCCCTGGTGCGCGACGGCGACACCGTCTACGCCATCCAGGACTGGTGCTCGCACGCCGAGATCCCGCTGTCCGACGGCGACGTCGAGGGCTGCGAGATCGAGTGCTTCCTGCACGGGTCGCGCTTCGACCTGCGCACCGGCAAGGCCCTCGGCCTGCCGGCCACCGAACCCGTCCCCGTCTACCAGACCAAGATCGAGGGAGAGACCGTCTGGGTCGACCTCCCGAACCAAGGAGAAACAGCATGA
- the sufC gene encoding Fe-S cluster assembly ATPase SufC, whose translation MSTLEIKNLHVSVDTEDGAKEILRGVDLTINSGEVHAIMGPNGSGKSTLAYSIAGHPKYTVTEGEVLLDGQNILELSVDERARAGLFLAMQYPVEIPGVSVANFLRTAKTAIDGEAPKLRTWVKDVNAALERMTLDPSFSSRSVNEGFSGGEKKRHEIAQLELLNPKFAVLDETDSGLDIDALRVVSDGVNRYSAQGDRGVLLITHYTRILNYIEPDFVHVFVAGKLAETGGRELAELLEAEGYDKFTKAAV comes from the coding sequence ATGAGCACCCTGGAGATCAAGAACCTCCACGTGTCCGTCGACACCGAGGACGGTGCCAAGGAGATCCTCCGCGGCGTCGACCTGACCATCAACTCCGGCGAGGTCCACGCCATCATGGGCCCCAACGGCTCGGGCAAGTCCACGCTGGCGTACTCGATCGCCGGACACCCCAAGTACACCGTCACCGAGGGCGAGGTGCTCCTCGACGGCCAGAACATCCTCGAGCTGAGCGTCGACGAGCGCGCGCGTGCGGGCCTGTTCCTCGCGATGCAGTACCCGGTCGAGATCCCGGGCGTCTCCGTCGCCAACTTCCTGCGCACGGCCAAGACCGCCATCGACGGCGAGGCCCCCAAGCTGCGCACGTGGGTCAAGGACGTCAACGCGGCGCTCGAGCGGATGACGCTCGACCCGTCGTTCTCCTCGCGCTCGGTCAACGAGGGCTTCTCCGGCGGCGAGAAGAAGCGCCACGAGATCGCCCAGCTCGAGCTGCTGAACCCGAAGTTCGCGGTGCTCGACGAGACCGACTCCGGCCTGGACATCGACGCCCTGCGCGTCGTCTCGGACGGCGTCAACCGCTACTCGGCGCAGGGTGACCGCGGCGTGCTGCTGATCACGCACTACACGCGCATCCTGAACTACATCGAGCCCGACTTCGTCCACGTCTTCGTGGCCGGCAAGCTGGCCGAGACCGGTGGGCGCGAGCTCGCCGAGCTGCTCGAGGCCGAGGGCTACGACAAGTTCACCAAGGCGGCCGTCTGA
- a CDS encoding cysteine desulfurase, producing the protein MTGYDVEAIRKDFPILSRTMAGDRPLVYLDSANTSQKPRQVVEAIERHYLEHNANVARAMHQLGAEASEAFELGRDKVAGFINAPRREEVVFTKNASEALNLVARVLGDAGRVGAGDEVVVTQMEHHSNLVPWQLLTQRTGADLRWYGVTPEGRLDLDSLTLTERTKVVSVTWVSNMLGTINPVAEIVRRAHEVGALVVIDASQAVPQLPVDVAALGADFVAFTGHKMVGPTGIGVLWGRYDLLAELPPFLGGGEMIETVSMERTTFAAPPHRFEAGTPPIAQSVGLGAAVDYLSALGMENVAAHEQRITAYALDAMKELTGVTIVGPKEPVDRGGAISFTIDGVHPHDVAQLLDSQGVAVRAGHHCAKPLHAHFGVQSTTRASFYLYTTEAEIDALVAGIRHTQSYFGA; encoded by the coding sequence ATGACCGGCTACGACGTCGAGGCGATCCGCAAGGACTTCCCCATCCTGTCCAGGACGATGGCGGGGGACCGCCCTCTCGTGTACCTGGACAGTGCCAACACGTCGCAGAAGCCGCGTCAGGTCGTCGAGGCGATCGAGCGTCACTACCTCGAGCACAACGCGAACGTCGCGCGGGCGATGCACCAGCTCGGTGCGGAGGCCAGCGAGGCGTTCGAGCTCGGGCGCGACAAGGTGGCGGGGTTCATCAACGCGCCGCGTCGCGAGGAGGTCGTGTTCACCAAGAACGCCTCCGAGGCGCTCAACCTGGTGGCACGCGTCCTCGGCGACGCCGGCCGCGTGGGTGCCGGTGACGAGGTCGTGGTGACCCAGATGGAGCACCACTCCAACCTCGTGCCGTGGCAGCTGCTCACGCAGCGCACGGGCGCCGACCTGCGCTGGTACGGCGTCACGCCCGAGGGCCGGCTCGACCTCGACTCCCTCACCCTCACCGAGCGCACCAAGGTCGTCTCGGTCACGTGGGTCTCGAACATGCTCGGAACGATCAACCCGGTCGCCGAGATCGTCCGGCGCGCCCATGAGGTGGGTGCGCTGGTCGTCATCGACGCGTCGCAGGCCGTGCCGCAGCTGCCGGTCGACGTGGCTGCGCTGGGCGCCGACTTCGTCGCCTTCACGGGCCACAAGATGGTCGGTCCCACGGGCATCGGCGTGCTGTGGGGTCGCTACGACCTCCTCGCCGAGCTGCCGCCGTTCCTCGGTGGCGGCGAGATGATCGAGACCGTGTCGATGGAGCGCACCACGTTCGCCGCGCCGCCGCACCGCTTCGAGGCCGGCACACCGCCGATCGCGCAGTCGGTCGGCCTCGGCGCGGCGGTGGACTACCTCAGCGCCCTCGGCATGGAGAACGTGGCCGCGCACGAGCAGCGGATCACCGCCTACGCGCTGGACGCGATGAAGGAGCTGACCGGCGTCACGATCGTCGGCCCCAAGGAGCCGGTCGACCGCGGGGGAGCGATCAGCTTCACGATCGACGGGGTGCACCCGCACGACGTGGCGCAGCTGCTCGACTCGCAGGGCGTCGCCGTGCGCGCCGGTCACCACTGCGCGAAGCCGCTGCACGCGCACTTCGGCGTGCAGTCCACCACGCGCGCCTCGTTCTACCTGTACACGACCGAGGCCGAGATCGACGCGCTCGTCGCGGGGATCCGCCACACCCAGTCGTACTTCGGAGCCTGA
- the sufU gene encoding Fe-S cluster assembly sulfur transfer protein SufU, translating into MNAANVDAMYQEIILDHYKHPHGAGLRDPYEAEVHHVNPTCGDEITLRVHLEGNTVADVSYDSVGCSISQASASVLNDLVVGKDVDHALTTLNAFQELMQGRGHVEPDEDVLEDGIAFAGVAQFPARVKCALLSWMAWKDAVAQASAKEEA; encoded by the coding sequence ATGAACGCAGCGAACGTCGATGCGATGTACCAGGAGATCATCCTGGACCACTACAAGCACCCCCACGGTGCGGGGCTGCGCGACCCGTACGAGGCCGAGGTCCACCACGTCAACCCGACCTGCGGCGACGAGATCACGCTCCGTGTGCACCTCGAGGGCAACACGGTGGCCGACGTCTCGTACGACTCCGTGGGCTGCTCCATCAGCCAGGCCTCGGCCTCGGTGCTGAACGACCTCGTGGTCGGCAAGGACGTCGACCACGCACTGACCACACTCAACGCGTTCCAGGAGCTCATGCAGGGCCGCGGCCACGTCGAACCCGACGAGGACGTGCTCGAGGACGGGATCGCCTTCGCGGGCGTCGCCCAGTTCCCCGCGCGCGTCAAGTGCGCGCTGCTGTCCTGGATGGCCTGGAAGGACGCCGTCGCCCAGGCTTCGGCCAAGGAGGAAGCATGA
- a CDS encoding metal-sulfur cluster assembly factor has translation MTTDHSDLPDVTVQPGATTQEDVEEAMKDVVDPELGINVVDLGLVYGVHVDEHSNAILQMTLTSAACPLTDVIEDQTRAALDGLVNDFRIEWVWMPPWGPDKITDDGREMLRALGFNIG, from the coding sequence ATGACCACCGACCACAGCGATCTGCCCGACGTGACCGTTCAGCCCGGCGCCACCACCCAGGAGGACGTCGAGGAGGCGATGAAGGACGTCGTCGACCCCGAGCTCGGGATCAACGTCGTCGACCTCGGCCTCGTCTACGGCGTGCACGTCGACGAGCACAGCAACGCCATCCTGCAGATGACGCTCACGTCCGCGGCCTGCCCGCTGACCGACGTCATCGAGGACCAGACCCGCGCCGCCCTCGACGGCCTGGTCAACGACTTCCGCATCGAGTGGGTCTGGATGCCGCCGTGGGGCCCGGACAAGATCACCGACGACGGCCGCGAGATGCTGCGCGCCCTCGGCTTCAACATCGGCTGA
- a CDS encoding ABC-F family ATP-binding cassette domain-containing protein has product MITASSVELRFGARVLMSDVSFQVAKGDKIGLVGRNGAGKTTLTKMLAGAGGEPAEGTITRTGTVGYLPQDPRVGDPNVTARDRILSARGLDEALRKMRKAEKEMASEDSALAEDAMRRYSRADAEFGAGGGYAAESEAATIAVALGLPERVLEQPLSTLSGGQRRRIELARILFSDADILLLDEPTNHLDADSIVWLRGFLKSFSGGLVIISHDVDLVEETVNKVFYLDANRGVIDIYNMGWRPYLKQREADEARRKRERANAVKQAERLIDQGNRMRAKASKATAAQQMLKRAEKMMAGLEDERAVDKVAKIAFPKPAPCGKTPLMATGLSKSYGSLEIFTDVDLAIDRGSRVVVLGLNGAGKTTLLRLLGGADRADTGEIIAGHGLKIGYYAQEHETLDTSRSVLENMQSAAPHLTDTEARSVLGSFLFTGDDTAKPAAVLSGGEKTRLALASLIVSSANVLLLDEPTNNLDPASREEVLAAIRSYEGAIVLVTHDEGAVQALEPDRVLLLPDGDEDLWSDTYADLVSLA; this is encoded by the coding sequence ATGATCACCGCCTCCTCCGTGGAGCTGCGCTTCGGCGCGCGCGTCCTGATGTCCGACGTCTCCTTCCAGGTCGCCAAGGGCGACAAGATCGGCCTCGTCGGCCGCAACGGCGCCGGCAAGACCACCCTGACGAAGATGCTGGCCGGTGCCGGCGGCGAGCCCGCCGAGGGCACCATCACCCGTACGGGCACGGTCGGCTACCTGCCGCAGGACCCGCGCGTCGGCGACCCCAACGTCACCGCCCGCGACCGCATCCTGTCGGCGCGTGGCCTCGACGAGGCGCTGCGCAAGATGCGCAAGGCCGAGAAGGAGATGGCCTCGGAGGACTCGGCGCTCGCCGAGGACGCGATGCGCCGCTACTCCCGCGCCGACGCCGAGTTCGGCGCCGGGGGCGGGTACGCGGCCGAGTCCGAGGCGGCGACGATCGCGGTCGCGCTGGGTCTGCCCGAGCGCGTCCTCGAGCAGCCGTTGAGCACCCTGTCCGGCGGTCAGCGCCGCCGTATCGAGCTGGCGCGGATCCTGTTCTCCGACGCCGACATCCTGCTGCTCGACGAGCCCACCAACCACCTCGACGCCGACTCGATCGTGTGGCTGCGTGGCTTCCTGAAGAGCTTCTCGGGAGGCCTCGTGATCATCAGCCACGACGTCGACCTCGTCGAGGAGACCGTCAACAAGGTCTTCTACCTCGACGCCAACCGCGGCGTCATCGACATCTACAACATGGGCTGGCGGCCCTACCTCAAGCAGCGCGAGGCCGACGAGGCCCGCCGCAAGCGCGAGCGCGCCAACGCCGTGAAGCAGGCCGAGCGACTCATCGACCAGGGCAACCGGATGCGCGCGAAGGCCTCGAAGGCGACCGCTGCGCAGCAGATGCTCAAGCGGGCCGAGAAGATGATGGCCGGCCTCGAGGACGAGCGCGCCGTGGACAAGGTCGCCAAGATCGCCTTCCCCAAGCCCGCTCCGTGCGGCAAGACGCCGCTCATGGCCACGGGACTGTCGAAGTCGTACGGGTCGCTGGAGATCTTCACCGACGTCGATCTGGCGATCGACCGGGGGAGCCGCGTCGTCGTGCTCGGACTCAACGGTGCGGGCAAGACCACGCTGCTGCGTCTGCTCGGCGGCGCCGACCGGGCCGACACCGGCGAGATCATCGCGGGCCACGGCCTCAAGATCGGCTACTACGCCCAGGAGCACGAGACGCTCGACACCTCCCGCTCGGTGCTGGAGAACATGCAGAGCGCCGCGCCGCACCTCACCGACACCGAGGCGCGCAGCGTGCTGGGCTCGTTCCTGTTCACCGGCGACGACACCGCCAAGCCGGCGGCCGTGCTCTCCGGTGGGGAGAAGACCCGTCTGGCGCTGGCGAGCCTCATCGTCTCGAGCGCCAACGTGCTGCTGCTCGACGAGCCGACCAACAACCTCGACCCCGCTTCGCGCGAGGAGGTGCTGGCGGCGATTCGCTCCTACGAGGGCGCGATCGTGCTGGTCACCCACGACGAGGGCGCCGTGCAGGCGCTCGAGCCCGACCGCGTGCTGCTGCTGCCCGACGGCGACGAGGACCTCTGGTCCGACACCTACGCCGACCTGGTCAGCCTGGCGTGA
- a CDS encoding SURF1 family cytochrome oxidase biogenesis protein has translation MLRFLASPRWIGLAVFVVVMAVTCFMLGGWQYDRWEQRKADNAVVKTNLKADPAPVADVVADGWDPDLEYRTVTATGTFDSAHEVTVRFAHRDSRPGVQVVTPLRLDDGTVVLVDRGWIEGPRNGEAPEDVPAAPTGPVTVTGWLQPASTADKAATTPRDGQVRAVNGERWADFLGTEPLPGFVAMTSPEQDGLEGPAEPDLGTGPHLFYSIQWYFFAGLAAFGYFWFVRAELIERRRPEGDGLGHARLTRSA, from the coding sequence GTGCTGCGCTTCCTGGCAAGCCCGCGCTGGATCGGGCTGGCGGTCTTCGTCGTCGTCATGGCGGTCACGTGCTTCATGCTCGGCGGCTGGCAGTACGACCGCTGGGAGCAGCGCAAGGCCGACAACGCCGTCGTCAAGACGAACCTGAAGGCCGACCCGGCGCCCGTCGCCGACGTCGTCGCCGACGGCTGGGACCCCGACCTCGAGTACCGCACCGTCACGGCCACCGGCACGTTCGACTCCGCGCACGAGGTCACCGTGCGGTTCGCCCATCGCGACAGCCGGCCCGGCGTGCAGGTCGTCACCCCGCTGCGGCTCGACGACGGCACGGTCGTGCTCGTCGACCGCGGCTGGATCGAGGGTCCGCGCAACGGCGAGGCACCCGAGGACGTCCCCGCGGCCCCGACGGGTCCGGTGACCGTCACGGGATGGCTCCAGCCCGCCAGCACCGCCGACAAGGCCGCCACCACGCCGCGCGACGGCCAGGTGCGCGCCGTCAACGGCGAGCGCTGGGCCGACTTCCTCGGCACGGAGCCGCTGCCGGGCTTCGTCGCGATGACCTCGCCGGAGCAGGACGGCCTCGAGGGCCCGGCCGAGCCCGACCTGGGCACCGGACCGCACCTGTTCTACTCGATCCAGTGGTACTTCTTCGCCGGCCTGGCCGCGTTCGGCTACTTCTGGTTCGTGCGGGCCGAGCTGATCGAGCGCCGCCGGCCCGAAGGCGACGGCCTCGGTCACGCCAGGCTGACCAGGTCGGCGTAG
- a CDS encoding DUF3099 domain-containing protein: protein MARRDPEEVHSITSAREPFSAQVDHRERNYLISMAVRVACFIGFVAVDHWIRWVLLVGAVFLPYVAVVIGNSAIRSSGDGPSPFGVDRKQLDQ from the coding sequence ATGGCCCGGCGCGACCCCGAAGAGGTGCACTCGATCACCAGTGCGCGCGAGCCCTTCAGCGCCCAGGTGGACCATCGCGAGCGCAACTACCTCATCTCCATGGCCGTCCGTGTGGCCTGCTTCATCGGGTTCGTCGCCGTCGACCACTGGATCCGCTGGGTGCTCCTCGTGGGCGCGGTGTTCCTGCCCTACGTGGCCGTCGTCATCGGCAACTCGGCGATCCGCAGCTCGGGCGACGGGCCGTCCCCGTTCGGGGTCGACCGCAAGCAGCTGGACCAGTAG
- a CDS encoding dodecin encodes MSNRTYRVTEIVGTSPVGVSEAIDSGIARASQTLRHLDWFEVVGIRGQVEDDKVSHYQVTLKLGFRLEDDE; translated from the coding sequence ATGAGCAACCGCACCTACCGTGTCACCGAGATCGTCGGAACGTCCCCGGTCGGGGTCAGCGAGGCCATCGACAGCGGCATCGCCCGCGCCTCCCAGACCCTGCGCCACCTCGACTGGTTCGAGGTCGTGGGAATCCGGGGCCAGGTCGAGGACGACAAGGTCTCGCACTACCAGGTCACGCTGAAGCTGGGCTTCCGCCTCGAGGACGACGAGTAA
- the serB gene encoding phosphoserine phosphatase SerB, translated as MSTPAPGHVPTLHLTEPTVLVTFSGPDRSGVSTRVFSALDAHDVEVIDVEQLVVRGRLVLSVLVTVPDEVPGFETDLASVGADLGLEVEVVHGNGDNRPRRIGRAQVVILGAPLMPDALAALTEGINDLGGNIDRIVRMARYPVTAIRMEVSGAAPDALQSELAAIGHRFGTDVAVQEHGILRHAQRLVVMDVDSTLIQGEVIEMLAAHAGCEEAVAHVTERAMRGELDFAESLHERVAQLRGVPASALDEVYRNLEFTPGARTMIRTLKRLGYRFALVSGGFTQIIERLADDLGIDYFAANDLEVQDGALTGRVLGRVVDRAGKAEALRLFAEQAGINVRNTVAIGDGANDLDMLAAAGLGIAFNAKPLVRDQAQTSVNVPYLDAIVYLMGITREEVEAADAADAPPAT; from the coding sequence ATGAGCACGCCAGCCCCGGGCCACGTCCCCACGTTGCACCTGACCGAGCCCACGGTGCTGGTCACCTTCAGCGGTCCCGACCGTTCCGGCGTCTCCACGCGGGTGTTCTCCGCGCTGGACGCGCACGACGTCGAGGTGATCGACGTCGAGCAGCTGGTCGTGCGCGGCCGGCTCGTGCTGAGCGTCCTGGTGACCGTCCCCGACGAGGTGCCCGGCTTCGAGACCGACCTGGCCTCGGTCGGTGCCGACCTGGGCCTGGAGGTCGAGGTCGTCCACGGCAACGGCGACAACCGGCCCCGCAGGATCGGCCGCGCCCAGGTGGTCATCCTCGGCGCACCGCTGATGCCCGACGCGCTCGCGGCCCTGACCGAAGGCATCAACGACCTCGGCGGCAACATCGACCGCATCGTCCGCATGGCGCGCTACCCCGTCACGGCGATCCGGATGGAGGTCTCGGGCGCCGCGCCCGACGCCCTCCAGTCCGAGCTGGCCGCGATCGGTCACCGGTTCGGCACCGACGTGGCGGTGCAGGAGCACGGCATCCTGCGCCACGCGCAGCGCCTCGTCGTCATGGACGTCGACTCCACGCTGATCCAGGGCGAGGTGATCGAGATGCTCGCGGCCCACGCCGGCTGCGAGGAGGCGGTGGCCCACGTCACCGAGCGGGCCATGCGCGGCGAGCTCGACTTCGCCGAGTCGCTGCACGAGCGCGTGGCCCAGCTGCGCGGCGTGCCGGCGTCGGCCCTCGACGAGGTCTACCGGAACCTGGAGTTCACGCCCGGCGCGCGCACCATGATCCGCACGCTCAAGCGACTCGGCTACCGGTTCGCTCTGGTCAGCGGCGGCTTCACGCAGATCATCGAGCGGCTCGCGGACGACCTCGGCATCGACTACTTCGCCGCCAACGACCTCGAGGTGCAGGACGGAGCGCTGACCGGCCGGGTCCTCGGGCGCGTGGTCGACCGCGCCGGCAAGGCCGAGGCGCTGCGCCTCTTCGCCGAGCAGGCGGGCATCAACGTGCGCAACACCGTGGCCATCGGCGACGGCGCCAACGACCTCGACATGCTGGCGGCCGCGGGGCTGGGCATCGCGTTCAACGCGAAGCCGCTCGTGCGCGACCAGGCGCAGACCTCGGTGAACGTGCCGTACCTCGACGCGATCGTGTACCTCATGGGCATCACGCGCGAGGAGGTCGAGGCGGCCGACGCCGCCGACGCGCCGCCGGCGACCTGA
- a CDS encoding ABC transporter ATP-binding protein, with protein MTAVFDLTDVTIVRSGKTLLDRVSWRAEPGEHWVIVGPNGAGKTTLLQVASANMHPTSGTAEILGERLGSVDVFELRPRIGHTSAAIAERVPADETVRNLILSAAYAVLGRWNEEYDDEDHRRAMAMLAELGIAPLADRTFGTLSEGEKKRVLLARSLMTDPEVVLLDEPAAGMDVGAREDLVESLEALASDEFGPSLVMVSHHLEEIAPGFTHALLLSGGSVVASGPIDQVLTSQNLSLAFRQRLEVTHDAGRFSARRPPSRRRAN; from the coding sequence GTGACCGCCGTGTTCGACCTGACCGACGTCACGATCGTGCGCTCGGGCAAGACTCTCCTGGACCGCGTCTCGTGGCGCGCCGAACCGGGGGAGCACTGGGTCATCGTGGGCCCCAACGGAGCCGGCAAGACCACGCTGCTCCAGGTCGCGTCCGCGAACATGCACCCCACGTCCGGCACCGCCGAGATCCTGGGCGAGCGACTCGGCTCCGTCGACGTCTTCGAGCTGCGGCCCCGCATCGGCCACACCAGCGCCGCGATCGCCGAGCGCGTGCCGGCCGACGAGACGGTGCGCAACCTCATCCTGTCGGCCGCGTACGCCGTGCTCGGCCGCTGGAACGAGGAGTACGACGACGAGGACCACCGCCGCGCGATGGCGATGCTGGCCGAGCTGGGCATTGCGCCGCTGGCCGACCGCACCTTCGGCACCCTGTCCGAGGGCGAGAAGAAGCGCGTCCTGCTGGCGCGCTCGCTCATGACCGATCCCGAGGTCGTGCTGCTCGACGAGCCCGCCGCCGGCATGGACGTCGGCGCCCGCGAGGACCTGGTCGAGAGCCTCGAGGCCCTCGCGTCCGACGAGTTCGGCCCCTCGCTCGTGATGGTGTCGCACCACCTCGAGGAGATCGCCCCCGGCTTCACGCACGCGCTCCTGCTGTCGGGCGGCTCCGTGGTGGCGTCCGGGCCCATCGACCAGGTGCTCACGTCGCAGAACCTCTCCCTGGCGTTCCGCCAGCGGCTCGAGGTCACGCACGACGCGGGACGATTCTCGGCTCGGCGTCCGCCCTCGCGGCGCCGCGCGAACTAG